In a genomic window of Scomber japonicus isolate fScoJap1 chromosome 17, fScoJap1.pri, whole genome shotgun sequence:
- the LOC128377534 gene encoding alpha-1,6-mannosyl-glycoprotein 2-beta-N-acetylglucosaminyltransferase has protein sequence MRFRLNKRNLLALLGVFFVVATLLISTRVLIVSDHEASGASNVGQGNHGVQSGGDPVKFNFGSLSDLSQSVYSANYKQCMHNADKFPGEPHLVLVVQVHNRPEYLRLLIKSLEKAAEVHSFLLIFSHDYFSEEINAIVQGITFCKVLQIYFPFSTQLYPNEFPGQDPRDCPRDSSKDNALKTGCLNAEHPDSYGHYREAFITQTKHHWWWKLHFVWERVQAMQGYSGFAIFLEEDNYILPDFYHMYKSMIEYRKNSCTDCDMLALGNHNGLTDFHRLSNKVLTTGWMSTKHNIGMAISREVYYKMMGCSNVYCTYDDYNWDWTLQHLSGTCISKPLKVLVAQASRVLHTGDCGLHQKENCRPEWAMQRVEDGLKIAKDALFPPSLVLSVAESVEHKAHMKNGGWGDVRDHILCNNYAKRL, from the coding sequence aTGAGGTTTCGGCTCAACAAAAGGAATCTGCTCGCGCTGTTGGGTGTTTTCTTTGTAGTTGCGACTCTTTTGATCTCAACACGTGTTTTAATCGTCTCTGATCATGAAGCGAGTGGAGCCAGTAACGTCGGTCAGGGAAATCACGGCGTGCAGTCCGGTGGCGACCCGGTGAAGTTTAACTTTGGCTCGCTGTCAGACTTGAGTCAGTCCGTTTACAGTGCTAATTACAAGCAGTGCATGCACAATGCGGATAAGTTTCCAGGGGAGCCTCATCTGGTGCTGGTTGTGCAGGTCCACAACAGGCCTGAATACCTCAGACTGCTTATCAAATCACTGGAGAAGGCTGCTGAAGTCCAcagcttcctcctcatctttagCCATGACTATTTTTCAGAGGAAATAAACGCCATTGTGCAAGGGATAACTTTCTGCAAGGTACTGCAAATTTATTTCCCTTTCAGCACTCAGCTGTATCCCAATGAGTTTCCTGGACAGGATCCACGAGACTGCCCCCGAGACTCATCCAAGGACAACGCTCTGAAAACAGGATGCCTCAATGCAGAACACCCCGATTCCTATGGACACTACAGGGAAGCTTTCATCACACAAACCAAACATCACTGGTGGTGGAAATTGCACTTTGTGTGGGAGCGAGTGCAGGCGATGCAGGGCTACAGCGGCTTTGCAATCTTTCTGGAAGAGGACAACTACATCTTACCTGACTTCTACCATATGTATAAATCAATGATAGAGTACAGGAAGAACAGCTGCACAGACTGTGACATGCTGGCTTTGGGAAACCACAATGGCCTGACTGATTTTCACAGGCTGTCCAATAAGGTGTTGACCACTGGGTGGATGTCCACCAAACACAACATAGGCATGGCCATCTCCAGGGAGGTGTACTACAAGATGATGGGCTGCAGCAACGTCTACTGCACTTATGATGACTACAACTGGGACTGGACTCTGCAGCACCTCTCGGGAACCTGCATATCAAAGCCCCTCAAAGTGCTTGTAGCCCAGGCCTCCAGGGTTCTTCACACAGGAGACTGCGGCCTCCACCAGAAGGAGAACTGCAGGCCAGAGTGGGCCATGCAGAGGGTTGAGGATGGCCTTAAAATCGCCAAAGACGCCCTCTTTCCACCGTCTCTTGTCCTTAGTGTGGCAGAGTCAGTGGAGCATAAGGCACACATGAAGAACGGAGGATGGGGAGATGTCCGTGACCATATTCTATGCAATAACTACGCCAAACGTCTTTGA